From Xiphophorus hellerii strain 12219 chromosome 6, Xiphophorus_hellerii-4.1, whole genome shotgun sequence, the proteins below share one genomic window:
- the scp2a gene encoding sterol carrier protein 2, translating into MSTLTIVRSKFVTQFTRSTFFSGLVGKGATMAPGKKNRVFVIGVGMTKFDKPGARGDYDYPDMAKEAGEKALKDAKIPYSAIEQACVGYVYGDSTCGQRAIYHSLGLTGIPIVNVNNNCSTGSTALFMARQLIQGGLADCVLALGFEKMERGSLTSKYMDRTNPMDKHMEVMINRYGMAAAPGAPQMFGNAGREHMEKYGTKPEHFAKIAWKNHKHSTNNPYSQFQDEYSLEQVMNSRKVFDFLTLLQCCPTSDGAGAAVLASEAFVRKHRLENQAVEIVAQEMVTDFPSTFSENSCIKMVGYDMSRLAGKKCFEAAGLTPGDVDVVELHDCFSANELITYEALGLCEEGKAGELVDRGDNTYGGKFVINPSGGLISKGHPLGATGLAQCAELCWQLRGQAGRRQVPGASVALQHNIGLGGAVVVTIYKMGFPQESRYVIGSAASSSGDGDLEGFKAYPVFKEIENHLLQEGEKLVRKVGGVFAFKVKDGPDGREATWVVDVKNGRGSVTNDPGKTADCTLSIGDEDLLDLMTGKLNPQTAFFKGKLKITGNMGMAMKLQNLQVTPVKARL; encoded by the exons ATGTCCACTTTAACAATAGTTAGATCTAAATTTGTTACCCAATTCACTCgttcaacttttttttcag GGCTAGTGGGGAAAGGAGCAACCATGGCACCTGGAAAAAAGAACAGAGTGTTTGTTATCGGTGTGGGCATGACGAAG tttgaCAAGCCTGGAGCCAGAGGGGACTACGACTACCCTGACATGGCTAAAGAAGCAG GTGAAAAAGCTCTAAAAGATGCAAAGATCCCGTATTCGGCCATTGAACAGGCCTGTGTAGGGTATGTTTACG GGGACTCCACATGTGGGCAGAGAGCGATTTACCACAGCTTGGGCCTGACGGGAATCCCCATCGTCAACGTGAACAACAACTGCTCCACCGGCTCCACCGCTCTCTTCATGGCCCGTCAGCTGATCCAGGGGG GTCTTGCCGACTGCGTGCTCGCTCTTGGTTTTGAGAAGATGGAGAGAGGCTCCTTGACCTCAAAG TACATGGATCGGACCAATCCAATGGACAAGCACATGGAGGTGATGATCAACCGCTATGGGATGGCGGCGGCACCAGGAGCGCCGCAGATGTTTGGCAACGCCGGCAGGGAGCACATGGAGAAATAcg GTACAAAACCAGAACACTTTGCCAAGATTGCCTGGAAAAACCACAAGCATTCCACAAATAACCC GTATTCCCAGTTCCAGGATGAGTACAGCTTGGAGCAGGTGATGAACTCCAGGAAGGTGTTTGACTTTCTAACTCTGCTGCAGTGCTG CCCAACTTCAGATGGTGCTGGAGCTGCGGTTTTGGCCAGCGAGGCCTTCGTTAGGAAGCACCGCCTTGAAAACCAGGCGGTGGAGATTGTGGCTCAGGAGATGGTGACGGACTTTCCCTCCACATTCAGCGAGAACAGCTGCATTAAGATG GTGGGGTACGACATGTCTCGGCTGGCGGGTAAGAAGTGCTTCGAGGCCGCGGGCCTGACGCCGGGCGACGTCGACGTGGTCGAGCTGCACGACTGCTTCTCCGCCAACGAGCTCATCACATACGAGGCTCTGGGCTTGTGTGAAGAAG gtaaAGCAGGAGAACTGGTTGACAGAGGGGACAACACTTACGGTGGGAAGTTTGTGATCAACCCCAGCGGCGGCCTCATCTCTAAAGGACATCCTCTCGGTGCAACAG GGCTGGCTCAGTGTGCCGAGCTGTGCTGGCAGCTGCGAGGACAGGCTGGCAGGAGGCAGGTCCCCGGAGCCAGCGTGGCCCTGCAGCACAACATTGGCCTGGGGGGAGCCGTGGTCGTCACCATCTACAAGATGGGGTTCCCACAGGAGTCCAG GTATGTCATCGGTTCGGCAGCCAGCAGCTCCGGCGATGGGGATCTTGAAGGGTTTAAAGCTTATCCCGTCTTCAAGGAGATTGAGAACcatctgctgcag GAAGGAGAGAAACTCGTCAGGAAGGTCGGCGGAGTGTTTGCTTTCAAGGTGAAGGACGGCCCTGATGGGAGAGAGGCCACCTGGGTCGTGGATGTGAAAAATGGCAGAGGTTCTGTCACAAACGATCCAG gtaaAACGGCAGACTGCACGTTGTCCATTGGAGACGAGGATCTGCTGGATCTCATGACAGGAAAGCTGAACCCACAAACG GCGTTCTTCAAAGGGAAGCTGAAGATCACTGGGAACATGGGCATGGCCATGAAGCTGCAGAACCTCCAGGTGACGCCAGTCAAAGCCCGGTTGTGA
- the czib gene encoding CXXC motif containing zinc binding protein, with protein sequence MVKFGLQFKANLENVTNVRPLGEDFRWFLKLKCGNCGEVPDKWQYVTLMESVPLKGGRGSASMVQKCKLCARENSIDILRDTITPYNASDNEKFKTMVQFECRGLEPVDFQPQAGFAAEGAETGTPFPEVNLLEKDWNDYDDKAKESVGIYEVTHRFIKC encoded by the exons ATGGTG AAGTTCGGGCTGCAGTTTAAAGCCAACCtggaaaatgtgacaaatgtcaGGCCGCTGGGGGAAGACTTCCGCTGGTTTCTGAAG CTGAAGTGTGGAAACTGTGGGGAGGTCCCGGACAAATGGCAGTACGTGACTCTAATG GAGAGCGTTCCGCTGAAAGGAGGCCGGGGGAGCGCCAGCATGGTCCAGAAATGCAAACTTTGTGCGAGGGAGAATTCAATAG ATATCCTGAGAGACACCATCACCCCTTATAAT GCGTCGGACAACGAGAAATTCAAGACGATGGTGCAGTTCGAGTGCCGCGGCCTGGAGCCGGTTGACTTCCAACCGCAG GCCGGTTTTGCTGCAGAGGGAGCGGAGACCGGAACGCCGTTTCCTGAAGTCAACCTGCTAGAAAAG GACTGGAACGACTACGACGACAAAGCCAAGGAGTCTGTGGGAATCTATGAGGTCACGCATCGATTCATCAAGTGTTGA